The genomic stretch TGGCGACGCATTCGTCCGGCAACCACGGTCAGGCACTGGCTTACGCGGCGTCCGTGCGCGGTATCCCAGCCTGGGTGGTGATGCCGGACCACGCCCCTGCCGTCAAGGTGGAGGCAGTGCGCGGCTACGGAGCTGAGGTCGTGTTCTGCAAGCAGGCAGAGCGAGAGGAGAGGACGCAAGCGCTCATTGCGGAAACGGGTGCGAACCTCATTCATCCCTATGACAACGCACTCGTGATCGCCGGCCAGGGAACGGCGGCGCTGGAGCTCATCAACGATGTTCCCGATCTCGAGTTCGTGGTGGCGCCGGTCGGTGGCGGAGGCCTACTGGGTGGTACCACGGTGGTCGCTCGTGCCATCGACCGAAGGTTAAAGGTGGTCGGAGGGGAGCCGGAAGCAGTCGACGATGCCTTTCGATCAATTCGGGACGGCGTTCGGCATTCCGCCGTGGCGAATCCTCAGACCCTGGCGGACGGGCTGCTGACCGGACTCGGGGAACGCAACTTCGCCCTCCTCAACGGCAACGTCGAGATCGTCATCGTTGACGAAGATGAGATCGTCGAGGCGGCGCGGTTCTTCCTGGAGCGGATGAAGATGGTGGTCGAGCCGTCCGGCGCGGTCTCACTGGCGGCGGCCAGGAAGATGAACATCGCAGGAAGCCGGGTCGGCGTCATCGTCAGCGGGGGCAATACCGACTTTCGCTGGCTGTCCAGATGACTTCTCCGCAATGTAATGGCGCGTGACGCGCCATTACATTGCGGAGAAACCCAAACAGTCGCGCTAGCGTCGACGCGGAAGGAGGTGCAGCGTGACCCGTCGATACGATCGGCTGACGCAACCGTTGGTCAGGGAGGACGGCCGGCTTCGCCCGGCAACATGGGACGAGGCGCTCAACCGCGCCGCCCTCGGAATCCAGGAGGCGGTCGACCAGCACGGTGCGACCTCGGTCGGGATGTTCAGCTGCTCGAAAGCCACCAACGAGATGAACTACTTCGCGCAGAAGTTCATGCGGGTGGCCGTCGGCAGCAACAACATCGACTCGTGTAACCGCACCTGACACGCTCCCAGCGTCGTCGGTCTGGCGACGGTCTTCGGAGCAGGAGGCGGAACAAGCTCCTACGGCGAGATCGAGAACACCGATCTCATCATCCTCTGGGGTTCGAACGCCCGCGACACACATCCGATCTTCTTTCACCACCTCCTCAAGGGTGTGAAGCGCGGAGCGCGCCTGTACGTCATCGATCCGCGTCGCTCTTCGTCGGCCCGGTGGGCCGACTTGTGGCTGGGCATCGACGTCGGCTCCGACATTGCGCTGGCAAATGCGGTCGGTCGCGAGATCATCGCCGCCGGTCTCGCCAACGAGGCCTTCATCAGCACTGCCACCGTCGGGTTTGAGGACTACCGGGAGTCTGTTGAGCGATGGACGCTCGAGCGCGCCGAGGCGGTCACCGGCGTGCCGGCAGAGGGCATTCGTGAACTCGCCCATGCCTATGCCACGGCCGGCACCGCCCAGCTGTGCTGGACCCTTGGAATCACCGAGCACCACAACGGCTCCGACAACGTTTTCGCACTCATCAACCTGGCCTTGCTGACCGGGCACGTCGGTCGCTATGGATCGGGCCTGGTGCCCATCCGGGGCCAAAACAACGTCCAGGGCGGCGGTGACATGGGTGCCCTTCCCAACAAGTTGCCGGGTTTTCAGGACGTCGAGGATGGAGAGCTACGTGCCAGATTCGAAGCCAAGTGGGTGAGCAGGATTCCCGATCACAATGGGTGGAACATAAGCGAGATGTTTGACGCCATGGAGCGGGGTGACCTTCGCAGCCTGTACGTGATCGGCGAGAACCCTGCCCAGAGCGAAGCACAGGCTGTGCGGGCGCGCACGCTGCTGGAGGGACTCGACTCGCTGATCGTGCAGGATCTCTACCTGACCAAGACCGCCGAAATGGCAGACGTCGTGCTTCCGGCGGCCGCTTCGTGGGCCGAGACGGAAGGCACCGTGACGTCGTCCGAGCGGCGAGTGCAGCGAGTACGAAAGGCCGTGGATCCGCCCGAAGGAGCGCGAGCCGATACCGACATTTTGTCCGAACTGGCCGGACGGTTCGGGAAAGACCTGGGTTCCTCGGCTGCCGAGGACATCTGGAATGAGCTACGCGAGCTCTCCCCGATGCACGCCGGCATGAGTTACGCACGCCTCGAGGCCGAGGGCGGCTTGCGGTGGCCCTATCGTTCGGAAGATGATCCGGGCGCACTGTTCCTTCACGGCCGCTTGTGGGCGGATCCGCCCGAAGGCCCCCCGGCCCCGTTCACTCCGGTCGAGCATGCCCCGCCCGTCGACGAGCTAACCGACGAATACCCGATCCGGTTGACCACCGGCCGGCACCTCGAGTCGTACAACACCGGCGTTCAAAGTAGCCGGATGGACTCGCCCAAACGGCAGGGCGGATGCATCGATCTCGACCCCCGCGATGCAGAAGGGCTCGGACTCGAGGATGGGGAGGTGGCGCGGATCGTGTCGCGGCGCGGTGCAATCGAAGCGCCTGTCCGGGTGGACCACAATCTCCGGCCGGGCCTGGCCTTCATGGCTTTCCATTTCCCGGACGAGGTCGACGTCAACATTCTGACCATCGACGCCTGGGACCCACGCTCAGGAACCGCCGAGTTCAAGGCTTCGGCCATTCGGATCGAGAAGATAGGAGCCTGAATTGGATCTCCACTTCGCGCAGGCCGAGGCAACTGCAGCAGAGCGGTCCGTGATCGACCTGTTCATGGAGGGCCAACCGTCGGCGAACGGATTGACCGAGGAGACCAGGCTCGAGCGGCCGCGCAGCAGGGAACTGAGGGAACTGCTCCTGCCCGGCCTCCACGCTCTCCAGTCTGGGATCGGATGGATCAGCCATGGAGCTCTGAACCACTTGTGCGAGGCCCTCTCCGTGCCTCCTGCTGATGCGTACGGGGTCGCTTCGTTCTACAGCATGCTGGCGTTGTCTGAGCAGGCGCCCGATGTTCTCCATGTGTGCGACGACATCGTCTGTCGCTCCAATGGGGCGATGGAGCTCATTGATGAATGTGAACGCGTTTTCGGTCCTGAGGGAACCGGTCAAGCGGTCGGCTGGCACCGCAGCCCCTGCCTGGGCAGATGTGATCGGGCACCGGCCGTTTTCGTGCAACGAACAGGAACCGACGATTTCGATCATGGTCCTGTGCACGCCGATTTGTCCGGCCGGCCGCTCGACGGTTTAGCCGAGCTCGCCCGCATGAACCTCGAACTCGGGATCGACCGATCAACCACGCCGCAGGGACCTGCCGAAGTCCGGCTGCTGCGACGCATCGTCCAAGGGGTCGATCCGGCCTCCCTCGAGTCGTACCGGTCCAACGGCGGGTACGCGGCCCTCGAACAGGCGCTGGCGATCGGTCCAGCCACCATCCGGGCTCTCATTGCCGCCTCGGGATTGACGGGGCGCGGTGGGGCCGGGTTTCCCACCGGCCGCAAGTGGGACATGGCGGCAGCCGAACCGGCCCCCCGCTACGTAGTTGCCAACGCCGACGAGTCGGAGCCCGGCACGTTCAAAGATCGGCTGCTGATCGAAGGGGATCCATTCGCCCTGATCGAATCACTGACGATTGCTGCGCTGGCGGTGGGCGCCTCCAAAGGCTTCGTGTACCTGCGCGGTGAATACCCGCTGGCCAGACAACGACTGGCCGCCGCGCTGGTCTCCGCCCGTTCTGCCGGCTTGCTCGGAGACGGCATCCTCGGCTCGGGCACGTCGTTCGACATCGAGTTGCGGGTAGGCGCCGGCGCCTACATCTGCGGCGAGGAAACGGCCCTGTTCAACTCGATCGAGGGATACCGTGGAGAACCCCGCAACAAGCCACCCTACCCAACGCAGGCCGGTCTCTTCGGCCGCCCAACCGTGGTGAACAACGTCGAGACCCTGCTCAATGTCCCCATCATCATCACGGGGGGACCCGAGGCGTACCGTGAACTCGGAACTGATCTATCGACCGGCACGAAAGTCTTTGCGATCTCCGGGCATGTAGGTGTTCCCGGGGTCTACGAGGTCCCGTTCGGAACCACACTGCAGGACCTCCTGGCCCTTGCAGGAGGGATGCGCAACGGATCATCCCTCCGGTCGGTCCTCCTCGGCGGAGCCGCCGGGACCTTCATCGGACGCGAAGCGCTCGAAATGCCACTGGCGAACGAGAGGGCGGCTGAATATGGGGCATCGCTGGGATCTGGAGCCGTCGTCGTGTTCGACTCCGCCACGGATATGGCAGATATCGTCGCCAGGATTGCCGCCTTCTTCCGCGACGAATCGTGTGGTCAGTGTGCACCATGCCGGATCGGAACGGTGCGACAGGAAGAACTGCTGGTGAGGGCGCGCGCCGGGTTCGATGCAGCTCCTCTGATCCGGGAGGTTGGTCAAGCGATGACCGATGCGTCGATCTGCGGACTCGGCCAGACCGCCGCCAACGCGGTGCGATCTGCCATCGACCTGGGCCTGATTCGAGGTGGCGTATGATCGAGTTCACACTGGACGGGAAGCCGGCCATTGCTCCGGACGGGGCCACTCTGCTCGAGGCGCTGGCCGGCAACGGTGTCGGGACGCCGACGCTGTGCTATCTGCCGCAGGCGAGCGCTCCCAACGTCTGCCGGGTTTGTGTCGTCGAGGTGGCAGGGAACCGTCCCCTCGTCCCGGCTTGTTCCCGCCCACTCGAGGAGGGGATGGTGGTCGATTCCGATAGCGCCCGGGTGCGCCACGCCAGGAAACTCGTATTCGAGATGCTCGCCTCGTCGGTTGACCTCTCGCTCGTCTCCGACGAGGCCCGCCAATGGATGGAAGAGTACGAAATCGATCCCGACCGCTTCCAGACGGCGCTCCCGGCCAATCAGACTTCCGCTCCGAGCCGGCCCGGCCGGCATCAGGACCCGGACGGTCTTTCCTTCGCCCGTCACCAACCGCCTGCCCTCATTCAGGACAACCTCTATGTCCGGGACTACGCCAAGTGCATCCTGTGCTACCAGTGCGTACAGGCGTGCGGCCCCGAGGCCCAGAACACCTTTGCGATCAGCGTTGCCGGGCGCGGCTTCGACGCACGAATCGCCACCGAGTTCGACGTGTTCCTGCCCGAATCGGCCTGTGTCTATTGCGGGAACTGCATTGCCGTATGTCCAACCGGGGCACTCGTGCCCAAGACCGAGTTCGATCTCAGGGCGGCGGATGAGTGGGATGAGGATCGACAGTCGGTGACCAGGACCGTTTGTCCCTACTGCGGGGTCGGATGCAACCTCGACCTGACGGTTCAGGACGGGGCCATCGTACGGGTCGATGCCCCGGTTGATCATGACGTCACGGTGGGCAATCTCTGTATCAAAGGTCGCTTCGGGTGGACCCATGTGGTGGGCGGGTCGGTCGCCGACTAACCACGCCCACGATATGCACTAGCGTGCATACGAAACCCCGGGAAAGAGATGCAACAGACCGACGTCGAAACACGCCTGAAGAGGCTCGAGGAACTCTGCTCCGCACTGCAATCAGATTTGCCTTCCGATGCCAAAGCTCTCGTCACCGAGATCAACGCGCTCGCTGCAGAGGTCGAGGTCAACTATCGGGATCTCCTGGCTCTCGATCAACTCGCTGCGCACGTTGGCGGCGGACTACTGCTCGACGAAGTCCTCGACGATATCTACAACGGGTTCCGCGATGTGATCCCGTACGATCGTATCGGCTTCTCGCTCATCAACGACGGAATCGTCACGGCGCGCTGGTTGCGCTCGGAATCCGAGTTGGTTCGCCTCGGGGCCGGGTACGCACTACCGATCGAGACGACGAGCCTGGCCGGGATCCTGGCGGAGGGGAGACCGAGGATCATCAACGATCTTGGTTCGTACCTCGCCACCCGGCCTGAGTCGGAGTCGACCCGGTTGCTCGTCGAGGAGGGCGTGCAATCGTCGCTGACCTGCCCCCTGCTCATTGACGGGAAGGCAGTCGGGTTCCTCTTCTTCTCGAGTTTCGAGCCGGGGGCCTACTCAGAGATCCACACGAACACGTTCGAACGCATCGCAGACCAACTGGCTGGCGTCATCGAAAAGGGGAAGCTGACCAGTCAGCTCGCCGAGCGGGCGGCGGCCATCGAGGAGCAGAACCGGCAACTCCGAGCACTCGATGACATCAAGAACACCTTCATCGGGATGGTCAGCCACGACTTGCGGAGCCCCCTGGCCACCATTCAGGTCACGGCCGACCTCCTCGACGAGGCCGATTATCTTGCCCCCGTCGAGCGAAAGATGCTCATCAAAGACATCAAAGAGCAGTCGGGCTACATGCTCGCCCTCGTCAACGAATTACTGGATGTAGCTCATATCGAGTCGGGCAGGCTCGAACTGAATAGAGAGACTTTCGATCTCGAAGCGCTCGTTGCCGACTCCGTGAATCGACACGGATACCTGGCAGGCCCGAAAGATATCCGGGTCGTGCTGGTCGAGAGCAGCCCGGCGGTGATCGAAGCCGATCGGACCCGGATCCGCCAGGTCCTCGACAATCTGCTGTCGAATGCGATCAAGTATTCCCCGATGGGCAGTGTTGTCTCGGTGACGCTCACGATTGAACATGATGTGATCCGGGTCGGTGTCACGGATGAGGGCCCCGGCATATCGGAGGCAGACCAGGTACGGCTGTTCGAGTACTTCGAGACCGCCGAGGCCAAACCAACCGGCGGCGAAACCTCAACCGGGCTCGGCCTCGCCATCGCCAGGAAGATCGTAGAGGCTCATCAGGGGACGCTGGACGTCGAGAGCACACCCGGTCGGGGTAGCACGTTCTGGTTCGAGTTACCGCCGACCACGGTGGACCCGTAGGTGAGGATCGAACGTAGGATGGGGGTCCAGTGAGAATCCTGCTCATCTCCTCCTACGAACTCGGTCACCAACCATTCCACGTCGCATCGGCTGCAGCCGCCCTGCGTTCGACCGGGCACGAGGTGCGGGTCTGCGATCTCAGTCTCGAGCCGCTCAGGGAACCCGATGTTGCGTGGTCCGAAGGGGTTGCCCTGGCAGTCCCGATGCACACGGCGATGAGGATTGCATTGGGCGCCGCGCAATCGGTGAGAAAGATGCGGCCGGACATTCCGTTGTGCTTCTTCGGCCTTTACGCCGGAGCATCCGATCTCCCCATCGGAGCGGTCGCTCTGGCAGGGGAGTATGAGCCCGACCTCATCCGGTGGGCGGCTGGATTAGGAGCAGGGGCGGTTGTGAATCTCCAGAAATCGGCAATACGGTTCGCCCCCGATCGTTCCGACCTCGCTCCGTTGACGGCCTATGTGGGGCTCGAGCTGGCCGGACGGCGTCGTACCGCGGGATCAACCGCGGCAACGCGCGGGTGCCGCTACCGGTGCCGGCATTGCCCGGTGCCGGTTGTCTACGACGGCAAGTTTCGGCCCATCGACCGTCGGATCGTTCTCGAAGACATCGACCGGCAGGTGGCAGCAGGAGCCGGGCACATCAGTTTCTCCGACCCGGACTTCCTCAACGGGCCCGCCCACGCGCTCCGGGTTCTCGAGGAGGCACGCCTCCGGAATCCTGAGCTCACCTTCGATGTCACAATCAAAGTGGAACACCTGCTGCGGCACCGCCACCTCCTTGGGCGGATGGCGGAGCTCGGTGTTGTGTTCGTGGTCTCGGCCTTCGAGACCACCAACGACGAGATACTGCACATCCTCGACAAGGGACATACGGCGTCGGATTTGGCAGAGGCCGTCCACTTGTTGCGTGCCTGTGGCATCGACGTTCGCCCTACCTGGCTTCCTTTCACCCCATGGTCGACCTTGGAAGACCTGGTCGAGATGCTCCGGTTCATGGATCGCCACGATCTCGATGTTGATCCCATCCAGCTGACGATCAGGCTATTGATACCGTCCGGATCTCTGCTGCTGGACCTCCCCGAGTCCCAGTGGAAACCTGGTCCTTACGATGCCGAGGCGTTGAGCTACTCATGGATTGCGGCCGACCCGGTCCTCGACGCTCTCCAGTCCCGCCTGGTACGTCTCGTTGATGGGGCAACCGGTCTCTCTCGGGACGAGGTCCTCGCAACCATGACCAGGGAGATCCTGGCTGCGGCCGGGATCGACGAAGAATCCGTACGGCTCTCGAGCGGCGAAGGGAGGCCACGGCTCACCGAACCGTGGTTTTGCTGAGCGGAGCCCTCCGACCGCCAGTTGGGCGGTCTGCGGACCTAGTGGTCTGTCTGCTATTTGATGACCGGGGTAGGCAGTGCCACGAACCCTGCCACAGCGGGGATCGTCCGGCAGGAGACCAAGTCACCAAATCCGCGACGGACCACTAGCGGTGTGTTACTCCTCGCGACTCAGCCGTCCTCGAGCAACCGGAGCACTTCTTCATCAGTCGTCTGGGTGAAGTCTCGATACCAGAAGCCGACGGCGCGCAGGTCTCTCGGTGCGGAAACCGTTTCGACGCCATCTGCCAGGGCTGCGAGCGCCTCTATCGTGTCTCTGGCCCCAACCGGCACGGCCAGTATCACCCGATCGGCATGTCGGCGGCGAGCAGCCAGGACGGCTGCTCTGGCCGTGAACCCGGTGGCCAGACCATCGTCGACGACGATTGCCACCCGCCCTTCCAGAGCCACCTCTGGTCGTTGGCGACGGTACCGGTCGACGCGCCGCTGGAGTTCTGCCCGCTCGCGCGCTTCGACGGCCGACAGCTGTGCCTCGCTCACTCGCAGGTACCGCATTAGATCGTCGTTCACCACGCGCACTCCGTGCTCGGCGATCGCCCCGATTCCGAGTTCCGGCTGGCCGGGCGCTCCGAGCTTGCGAACGACGATGATGTCGAGCGGACATTGGAGGTGGGTGGCGATTGGTTTTCCAACCGCGACGCCTCCGCGCGGGAGGCCGAGCACGACCGGGTGCTCGGCGCGATATTCACCGAGTTCCTGGGCGAGTTGCCTGCCGGCGTCAAAACGATCGTGAAACACCGTTTCACCAGTATCGCCCGCTGGGCGCAGCGTCACAAGACCGCGGGGAGGTGAATGGAACGGTAGTTTGTGTGGCGGGAGCGACGGCATCACAACCTCATGGCATCGTCGGCCTGCTCAGCAAAGGGAGACAGAGATGGTTGATACGACCCGGGTTCTCGACTGCCGGGACCTCCACAAGAGCTATGGCGAGCGGAAGGCCGTCGATGGCGTCGGCTTCCACATCGATCTGGGTGAGACTTACGGGTTGCTGGGGCCCAACGGTGCAGGGAAGACCACAACGATTTCGATGGTCTGCGGCCTCCTCAGGCGAGATGTCGGCGAAGTGAAGGTGGTCGGCGAGGCAATCGATGTCGGACAGACGCACGCCAAGCGGTGGATCGGGTATGTCCCGCAGGATCTGGCGATATACCCCGATCTCACCGCGGAGGAAAACCTCGCCTTCTTTGGCAGGCTGTACGGGCTCACCGGGAAGGCCCTGAAGAACCGAACGGACGCGGTGCTGGAGGTGACCGGGCTGTCCGATCGCCGGGCGGACAAGACGGACGAGTACTCCGGAGGCATGAAGCGGCGCCTCAACATCGGCATCGGCCTCCTTCATGAGCCGAGCCTCTTGATTCTGGACGAGCCGACCGTCGGCGTCGATCCACAGAGTCGCAATGCCATTCTGGATAGCGTGGAGCAGCTTTCGGGCGAAGGCATGGCTGTGCTCTACACGACGCACTACATGGAGGAAGCCGAGCGCCTCTGCGACCGGGTTGGAATCATCGATCAGGGTCAGTTGAAGGCTGAAGGAACGCGACGCCAACTCGTCGAACTGGTCGGTCAGCACGACCGGATTCGCGTAATCGCAGAAGGCGATGTCGATGGTGCCGCCGCTGCTGCCCGATCCGTCGACGGCGTGGAGGATGTGAGCAAGGTAGACAATCGCCTTGACATCCTCACTGCCGATGCCCGGGTCATCCTTCCTGCCCTTCTCCTGGTCATGTCGACCGCCGGTGCCGCGGTCAAGAGCGTCGACGTGGTTGAACCCGACCTCGAAGCCGTGTTCCTGCACCTAACCGGCAAGGCATTGCGAGACTGACATGCGCGCCGCACTCATCATCGCCGCCAAGGATCTCCGGCAGAGACTGCGGGACCGCTCGGCCATCATCATGGCAGTCATCGCTCCGTTTGCACTCGCAGCCGTCTTTGCCCTGTTGATACCTTCCGACCAGGGGTTCCATACCGACTACGCCGTCGTCGACCTCGATCAGGGTCCCGTGTCCGCGCTATTGACCGGACAGGTACTGCCGGGCGTCGCCGACGCCGGATTTGCCGACCTCACGGCCGTGCCTGATCGGGAGGCGGCCGCCGGCATGGTCGAGAGCGGCGAGATGGGTGCGGCGTTCATCATCCCGGCCGGGTTCTCGGAGGCAATCCAGCGCGGCAACGACGCAACGCTCACCATCATCGGCAACATCGATTCTGCGCTGGCCACGCAGATCGCCGAGGCCATTGCGACGCGGTACGCGGAAGAGGTCAATGCCGTC from Acidimicrobiia bacterium encodes the following:
- a CDS encoding pyridoxal-phosphate dependent enzyme, with product MDLPTIDDVLAAADRIEPYVHRTPVFTSATLDRELESSVFFKCENLQKVGAFKARGATNAVVALSDDEAARGVATHSSGNHGQALAYAASVRGIPAWVVMPDHAPAVKVEAVRGYGAEVVFCKQAEREERTQALIAETGANLIHPYDNALVIAGQGTAALELINDVPDLEFVVAPVGGGGLLGGTTVVARAIDRRLKVVGGEPEAVDDAFRSIRDGVRHSAVANPQTLADGLLTGLGERNFALLNGNVEIVIVDEDEIVEAARFFLERMKMVVEPSGAVSLAAARKMNIAGSRVGVIVSGGNTDFRWLSR
- a CDS encoding molybdopterin-dependent oxidoreductase is translated as MTRRYDRLTQPLVREDGRLRPATWDEALNRAALGIQEAVDQHGATSVGMFSCSKATNEMNYFAQKFMRVAVGSNNIDSCNRTUHAPSVVGLATVFGAGGGTSSYGEIENTDLIILWGSNARDTHPIFFHHLLKGVKRGARLYVIDPRRSSSARWADLWLGIDVGSDIALANAVGREIIAAGLANEAFISTATVGFEDYRESVERWTLERAEAVTGVPAEGIRELAHAYATAGTAQLCWTLGITEHHNGSDNVFALINLALLTGHVGRYGSGLVPIRGQNNVQGGGDMGALPNKLPGFQDVEDGELRARFEAKWVSRIPDHNGWNISEMFDAMERGDLRSLYVIGENPAQSEAQAVRARTLLEGLDSLIVQDLYLTKTAEMADVVLPAAASWAETEGTVTSSERRVQRVRKAVDPPEGARADTDILSELAGRFGKDLGSSAAEDIWNELRELSPMHAGMSYARLEAEGGLRWPYRSEDDPGALFLHGRLWADPPEGPPAPFTPVEHAPPVDELTDEYPIRLTTGRHLESYNTGVQSSRMDSPKRQGGCIDLDPRDAEGLGLEDGEVARIVSRRGAIEAPVRVDHNLRPGLAFMAFHFPDEVDVNILTIDAWDPRSGTAEFKASAIRIEKIGA
- a CDS encoding NAD(P)H-dependent oxidoreductase subunit E, which codes for MDLHFAQAEATAAERSVIDLFMEGQPSANGLTEETRLERPRSRELRELLLPGLHALQSGIGWISHGALNHLCEALSVPPADAYGVASFYSMLALSEQAPDVLHVCDDIVCRSNGAMELIDECERVFGPEGTGQAVGWHRSPCLGRCDRAPAVFVQRTGTDDFDHGPVHADLSGRPLDGLAELARMNLELGIDRSTTPQGPAEVRLLRRIVQGVDPASLESYRSNGGYAALEQALAIGPATIRALIAASGLTGRGGAGFPTGRKWDMAAAEPAPRYVVANADESEPGTFKDRLLIEGDPFALIESLTIAALAVGASKGFVYLRGEYPLARQRLAAALVSARSAGLLGDGILGSGTSFDIELRVGAGAYICGEETALFNSIEGYRGEPRNKPPYPTQAGLFGRPTVVNNVETLLNVPIIITGGPEAYRELGTDLSTGTKVFAISGHVGVPGVYEVPFGTTLQDLLALAGGMRNGSSLRSVLLGGAAGTFIGREALEMPLANERAAEYGASLGSGAVVVFDSATDMADIVARIAAFFRDESCGQCAPCRIGTVRQEELLVRARAGFDAAPLIREVGQAMTDASICGLGQTAANAVRSAIDLGLIRGGV
- a CDS encoding 2Fe-2S iron-sulfur cluster-binding protein; protein product: MIEFTLDGKPAIAPDGATLLEALAGNGVGTPTLCYLPQASAPNVCRVCVVEVAGNRPLVPACSRPLEEGMVVDSDSARVRHARKLVFEMLASSVDLSLVSDEARQWMEEYEIDPDRFQTALPANQTSAPSRPGRHQDPDGLSFARHQPPALIQDNLYVRDYAKCILCYQCVQACGPEAQNTFAISVAGRGFDARIATEFDVFLPESACVYCGNCIAVCPTGALVPKTEFDLRAADEWDEDRQSVTRTVCPYCGVGCNLDLTVQDGAIVRVDAPVDHDVTVGNLCIKGRFGWTHVVGGSVAD
- a CDS encoding GAF domain-containing sensor histidine kinase, producing MQQTDVETRLKRLEELCSALQSDLPSDAKALVTEINALAAEVEVNYRDLLALDQLAAHVGGGLLLDEVLDDIYNGFRDVIPYDRIGFSLINDGIVTARWLRSESELVRLGAGYALPIETTSLAGILAEGRPRIINDLGSYLATRPESESTRLLVEEGVQSSLTCPLLIDGKAVGFLFFSSFEPGAYSEIHTNTFERIADQLAGVIEKGKLTSQLAERAAAIEEQNRQLRALDDIKNTFIGMVSHDLRSPLATIQVTADLLDEADYLAPVERKMLIKDIKEQSGYMLALVNELLDVAHIESGRLELNRETFDLEALVADSVNRHGYLAGPKDIRVVLVESSPAVIEADRTRIRQVLDNLLSNAIKYSPMGSVVSVTLTIEHDVIRVGVTDEGPGISEADQVRLFEYFETAEAKPTGGETSTGLGLAIARKIVEAHQGTLDVESTPGRGSTFWFELPPTTVDP
- a CDS encoding radical SAM protein; translation: MRILLISSYELGHQPFHVASAAAALRSTGHEVRVCDLSLEPLREPDVAWSEGVALAVPMHTAMRIALGAAQSVRKMRPDIPLCFFGLYAGASDLPIGAVALAGEYEPDLIRWAAGLGAGAVVNLQKSAIRFAPDRSDLAPLTAYVGLELAGRRRTAGSTAATRGCRYRCRHCPVPVVYDGKFRPIDRRIVLEDIDRQVAAGAGHISFSDPDFLNGPAHALRVLEEARLRNPELTFDVTIKVEHLLRHRHLLGRMAELGVVFVVSAFETTNDEILHILDKGHTASDLAEAVHLLRACGIDVRPTWLPFTPWSTLEDLVEMLRFMDRHDLDVDPIQLTIRLLIPSGSLLLDLPESQWKPGPYDAEALSYSWIAADPVLDALQSRLVRLVDGATGLSRDEVLATMTREILAAAGIDEESVRLSSGEGRPRLTEPWFC
- a CDS encoding phosphoribosyltransferase family protein, coding for MFHDRFDAGRQLAQELGEYRAEHPVVLGLPRGGVAVGKPIATHLQCPLDIIVVRKLGAPGQPELGIGAIAEHGVRVVNDDLMRYLRVSEAQLSAVEARERAELQRRVDRYRRQRPEVALEGRVAIVVDDGLATGFTARAAVLAARRRHADRVILAVPVGARDTIEALAALADGVETVSAPRDLRAVGFWYRDFTQTTDEEVLRLLEDG
- a CDS encoding ABC transporter ATP-binding protein, coding for MVDTTRVLDCRDLHKSYGERKAVDGVGFHIDLGETYGLLGPNGAGKTTTISMVCGLLRRDVGEVKVVGEAIDVGQTHAKRWIGYVPQDLAIYPDLTAEENLAFFGRLYGLTGKALKNRTDAVLEVTGLSDRRADKTDEYSGGMKRRLNIGIGLLHEPSLLILDEPTVGVDPQSRNAILDSVEQLSGEGMAVLYTTHYMEEAERLCDRVGIIDQGQLKAEGTRRQLVELVGQHDRIRVIAEGDVDGAAAAARSVDGVEDVSKVDNRLDILTADARVILPALLLVMSTAGAAVKSVDVVEPDLEAVFLHLTGKALRD